The sequence CGTCGCGAGGAGTACCTGGTCGAGGTGGAGGAGGCCCTGGAGGACGGCCGCCTCAGTCGCGGCGAGCGACGCAAGCTCACCAGCATGCGCAAGGCGCTGGGCCTGGACCGGGAGGAGGCCGAGCGCCTGCTCAGGCTGGCGGAAGAGGAGAAGGTGAAGGTGTGCCCGCACTGCGGAGAACCGCTGGATGGCTGACCCGCATGTTGCACCAGGGGCTGCGGATGATGGCGGATTTGCAGCGGGCTCGGGGCGCTTCAGAGCGGCCAGCCGTGCACGGGCTCGCCGCTTTCCTGGCGGGCGAGACAGGCCTCGACCAGCCCATGCCAGTCACGACCGTGGCGCGCCACCCACGCCCGCTGCCAGGCAGCCCCGTTGCGGCCGCTCGCCGCGCGCGCCGCGATGATGTCCAGGTAACGCTCGCTGTCCGTGGCATCGATGCCGAGCTGTTCCAGACCGGCACGTGCTGCGGGGACCAGTCGTGTCCCGATCAGCTCGGCGAGCCGGCCGCGGCGCCCGTCCAGCCAGACGATGTTTGCCTCCAGACCCTCGCGGGCGGCGGCGTAGAAGTTGTCGCGCGCCGTGGCGAAGGGTAGCAGGGTTTCCGGGGCCGGCTCCTGGCCGCCGAAATGCGCCATCAGCCCGAAGAAGAAGGCAGCGTTGGCCATCAGGTCGGGCACCGAGGGACCGCCCGGCAGGACGCGGTGCTCGATGCGCAGATGCGGCGTGCCGTCCTCGTCGAATCCCAGCAGCGGCCGGTTCCAGCGCCAGATGGTGCCGTTGTGCAGGCGCAGGTGCGGCAGGGTTTCCGGCCGGTCCAGCGCCACCGGCAACAGCGGCGGGAAGTGTTCGAGATTCTCCTCGAAACACTCCAGCAACGACTCGCGGGCATAGCCGGTCCCGAAGGACACCCTGTGCACCGGACCCTGCGCGGCACCGGCGTAACCGCCGACCTCCACACTCTGCTCGAACAGGGGGATGCGCGTTTCCGCCCAGAGGTCATGGCCGAACAGGAAGGGCGAGTTGGCGCCGACACCCACCAGCGGCGCCGACAGGATCTGGGCGAGGTTGTACAGGCGCACGGCACGCGCCGGAGGGACCTTGAGATGGATCTGGAAAGAGGTGGTCGCGGACTCCAGCATCACGTCGCGGTGTTCGGTGACCAGATGCTCGACACCGAGGATGTCCAGATGCAGGGGGCGGCCCTGGCGCTGGCGGAAGACCTGCTCGTTCAGCGCGCGGTAGCGCTCCGAGGGCGACATGTTGGCGGCATGGAGCTGTGCCTCACGCAGGGTGGGCAGGATGCCCACCATCATCAGCCGCGCATCCAGGCCGGCCGCCGCGGTGGCGCAACGCGCCCAGGTATCGGCCAGTTCCTGGTGCAGCAGGGACAGTGCCGCGCCCTGCAGGTACTGCGGATGACCGTTCAGCTCGATGTTGAAGCGCGCCAGTTCCGGCACCACCAGCGGATCCTGCAGCGCGGCCAGCAGGGCCTCGTTGACCGGCGCCGGATCCCCCCTGCCGTCCACCAGCCAGGCCTCCAGCTCGTAGCCGCCCACCGGGGCGCGGGTCGAGAAACGGCGTTGGCGGAACCACTGCGCCAGGGTTTCCGTCTCCGCCGCCAACCGCTCGCGGAAGGCCCGGAAGTCCTGTTCGCTGAAACGACTGTCGGGGATCTCCTGGCCCATGCGCCTTGTCTCAGCCAGGGATAGAAGGGTGACGGGCACAAAGCGTCATTGTCAAACCCCCCTGGACTCCCGAATAACTCTCTGTCTTTGTTGATGCTGCAGCAAGACAGTCACCGTTCGGCTGGTGAAATATCCGGGCTCGTTTCCCCAAGCCGCCGGCGCAACTGCACCAGGCGTTCGGGCGTACCGACATCGATCCAGTCGCCATGGTGGTGCCAGCCGGTCACCTGTCCCGCTGCCATCGCGTTGCGCAGCAGCGGCGCCAGCGGGAAACGGCCAGGGCGACAGCCCGCGAACAGCTCGGGTCGATAGACACCGATACCGCCAAAGGTGAGCCGGGGGCTGTCCTCGGCATGGACACGGCCGGCGGCGTCGAGGTGAAAGTCGCCCTCGGGGTGATGCGGCGGATTGTCCACCAGCATGAGATGCGCGAGGCCTTCGGGCGCGGCGGCCAGCGCTGCGTAGTCGACATCGGCCCAGACATCGCCGTTGATGACCAGAAACGGCGCCTCGCCCAGCAGCGGCAGCGCCTGCAGGATGCCACCGCCGGTCTCCAGCGCACCCTCGGGCTCGGGCGAATAGCGGATACGAACACCGAAGCGGCTGCCGTCGCCGAGGGTGGCCTCGATCTGTGCGCCGAGATGGGCATGGTTGATGACCAGCTCGCGGATGCCGGCCACGGCCAGCGCCCGCAAATGATGCACGATCAGCGGCTGGCCGCCCGCTTCCAGCAGCGGCTTGGGCGTGCGGTCGGTCAGGGGCCGCATGCGTTCGCCGCGCCCGGCGGCCAGGATCATGGCTTTCATGGCGGCACGATACTCGACCCCACCACGCCAGAACAACCGCGCATTCAGCGCCCCCGCAGTTCGGCAAGCTTCGGCAGCACCTCGTCGGCCACGAAACCGGCCAGCCGCGCCAGCTCCGGATAGCGCGCACCCACCTCGGCCACATAGCCCAGCGTGCGGGGGATGTCGGCCAGGTAGCCGGGCTTGCCGTCGCGCAGGTCCAGCCGGGCGAAGATGCCCGCGGCCTTCAGATGGCGCTGGATGCCCATCAGATCGAACCAGCGCAGGAAGCCGGTCTCGTCGGTGATGCCATCGCGGAGGATGCCCGCCTGCAACGCCTGCTCGAAGTAGCCGACGGCCCAGGCCTCGA comes from Thiohalobacter sp. and encodes:
- the murU gene encoding N-acetylmuramate alpha-1-phosphate uridylyltransferase MurU; amino-acid sequence: MKAMILAAGRGERMRPLTDRTPKPLLEAGGQPLIVHHLRALAVAGIRELVINHAHLGAQIEATLGDGSRFGVRIRYSPEPEGALETGGGILQALPLLGEAPFLVINGDVWADVDYAALAAAPEGLAHLMLVDNPPHHPEGDFHLDAAGRVHAEDSPRLTFGGIGVYRPELFAGCRPGRFPLAPLLRNAMAAGQVTGWHHHGDWIDVGTPERLVQLRRRLGETSPDISPAER
- a CDS encoding glutamate--cysteine ligase, translating into MGQEIPDSRFSEQDFRAFRERLAAETETLAQWFRQRRFSTRAPVGGYELEAWLVDGRGDPAPVNEALLAALQDPLVVPELARFNIELNGHPQYLQGAALSLLHQELADTWARCATAAAGLDARLMMVGILPTLREAQLHAANMSPSERYRALNEQVFRQRQGRPLHLDILGVEHLVTEHRDVMLESATTSFQIHLKVPPARAVRLYNLAQILSAPLVGVGANSPFLFGHDLWAETRIPLFEQSVEVGGYAGAAQGPVHRVSFGTGYARESLLECFEENLEHFPPLLPVALDRPETLPHLRLHNGTIWRWNRPLLGFDEDGTPHLRIEHRVLPGGPSVPDLMANAAFFFGLMAHFGGQEPAPETLLPFATARDNFYAAAREGLEANIVWLDGRRGRLAELIGTRLVPAARAGLEQLGIDATDSERYLDIIAARAASGRNGAAWQRAWVARHGRDWHGLVEACLARQESGEPVHGWPL